In a single window of the Arenicella chitinivorans genome:
- a CDS encoding NupC/NupG family nucleoside CNT transporter — protein sequence MDYLPNLQSALGLIGFPLIALLFCRGKKRLNMRLWLAAVGLQMALALIFLKVPLFQTMFGVMNKAVLALQAATTAGTSFVFGYLGGAALPFEELQPGSSYILAFQAFPLIIVLGALTALLSHWRVLPWIIEGLAKIFSRTLNIGGAVALSGGANIFIGMVEAPLFIRNSIKQLSRSELFMVMTLGMSTVAGTVLVLYSTFLNQVISDAVGHILTASIMSVPAAVMISLTMIPQDGEPTSSDAEVAFDYSGPMDAITQGAVSAMQMMLGILALIITFIALVTLTNSILDLLPNVGGTALSLERILGWIMAPLCWLMGIPWEEATSAGTLMGVKTVFNEFLAFIQQSQLPADTLSPRSDLIITYALCGFANFGSLGILIGGLSAMAPERRKEITQMGLLSIVSGTLATCMTASVIGVLTVV from the coding sequence GAATATGCGTTTGTGGCTGGCGGCGGTTGGTTTGCAAATGGCTCTGGCCCTGATTTTTCTGAAAGTGCCTCTATTTCAAACGATGTTTGGCGTTATGAATAAGGCGGTGTTGGCATTGCAGGCTGCCACCACGGCAGGAACCTCGTTTGTGTTCGGTTATCTAGGTGGTGCTGCGTTGCCATTTGAGGAGTTGCAACCCGGTTCGAGTTACATTCTTGCCTTTCAGGCATTTCCGCTCATTATTGTTCTTGGGGCATTGACCGCGTTGTTGTCACATTGGCGCGTGCTGCCTTGGATTATTGAGGGGTTGGCCAAAATCTTTTCGCGCACGCTTAATATAGGTGGCGCAGTAGCGCTTTCAGGTGGTGCAAATATCTTTATCGGCATGGTCGAAGCGCCTTTATTCATCCGTAATAGTATCAAGCAGCTCTCTCGTTCTGAGTTATTTATGGTGATGACTCTTGGTATGTCAACGGTGGCAGGTACGGTGTTGGTGCTGTACTCAACGTTTTTGAATCAGGTGATTTCGGATGCGGTCGGTCATATTTTGACCGCCTCAATTATGAGTGTGCCCGCTGCGGTCATGATTTCTCTGACCATGATTCCGCAGGATGGTGAGCCCACATCGTCGGATGCGGAAGTGGCGTTTGATTATTCTGGACCTATGGATGCTATTACGCAAGGTGCCGTCAGCGCCATGCAAATGATGTTGGGTATTCTGGCCTTAATTATTACCTTTATCGCGTTGGTGACACTGACCAATTCGATCCTTGATTTGCTGCCCAACGTCGGTGGCACGGCTTTGTCGCTAGAGCGTATTTTAGGCTGGATTATGGCACCGTTGTGTTGGTTGATGGGCATACCTTGGGAGGAAGCAACTTCCGCTGGCACTTTGATGGGCGTAAAGACGGTTTTCAACGAGTTCTTAGCGTTTATTCAGCAAAGTCAGTTGCCAGCAGACACCTTAAGTCCACGCAGTGATTTGATTATTACTTACGCGCTGTGTGGATTTGCCAACTTTGGCAGTCTCGGGATTCTGATTGGTGGTTTGTCGGCCATGGCCCCGGAACGTCGTAAGGAAATCACGCAGATGGGACTTCTAAGTATCGTTAGCGGCACGCTGGCGACGTGCATGACGGCCAGCGTGATTGGCGTATTGACGGTGGTTTAG